The following are encoded together in the Lactuca sativa cultivar Salinas chromosome 1, Lsat_Salinas_v11, whole genome shotgun sequence genome:
- the LOC111893029 gene encoding cell division control protein 48 homolog D, whose protein sequence is MSNQAESSDAKGTKRDFSTAILERKKAANRLVVDEAINDDNSVVALHPETMEKLQLFRGDTILIKGKKRKDTICIALADDTCEEPKIRMNKVVRANLRVRLGDVVSVHQCADVKYGKRVHILPIDDTIEGVTGNLFDAYLKPYFMEAYRPVRKGDFFLVRGGMRSVEFKVIETDPPEYCVVAPDTEIFCEGEPIRREDEDRLDEIGYDDVGGVRKQMAQIRELVELPLRHPQLFKSIGVKPPKGILLYGPPGSGKTLIARAVANETGAFFFCINGPEIMSKMAGESESNLRKAFEEAEKNAPSIIFIDEIDSIAPKREKTHGEVERRIVSQLLTLMDGLKSRAHVIVMGATNRPNSIDPALRRFGRFDREIDIGVPDEIGRLEVLRIHTKNMKLAEDVDLEKISKETHGYVGADLAALCTEAALQCIREKMDVIDLEDESIDAEILNSMAVTNEHFATALGTSNPSALRETVVEVPNVSWEDIGGLENVKRELQETVQYPVEHPEKFEKFGMSPSKGVLFYGPPGCGKTLLAKAIANECQANFISIKGPELLTMWFGESEANVREIFDKARGSAPCVLFFDELDSIATQRGSSQGDAGGAADRVLNQLLTEMDGMSAKKTVFIIGATNRPDIIDPALLRPGRLDQLIYIPLPDEESRYSIFKSALRKSPVAKDVDLHALAKYTQGFSGADITEICQRACKYAIRENIEKDIEREKKRSENPEAMEEDVEEDEVAEIKAAHFEESMKFARRSVSDGDIRKYQAFAQTLQQSRGFGSEFRFAEASGGAAAAGGGADPFGAAAGGADDDDLYN, encoded by the exons ATGAGTAATCAAGCAGAATCATCCGATGC TAAGGGGACAAAGCGGGACTTCAGTACGGCGATTCTGGAGCGGAAGAAGGCTGCTAACAGACTCGTTGTCGATGAAGCAATCAACGATGATAATTCTGTTGTTGCCTTACATCCCGAGACCATGGAAAAGCTTCAGTTATTCAGAGGCGACACCATCTTGATCAAG GGAAAGAAAAGGAAAGACACAATCTGTATAGCTCTTGCTGATGACACTTGTGAAGAACCAAAGATCAGGATGAATAAGGTAGTCAGAGCAAATCTCAGAGTCAGACTTGGTGATGTAGTCTCAGTTCACCAATGTGCTGATGTCAAATATGGGAAACGTGTTCACATTCTTCCAATTGATGACACAATCGAAGGCGTAACAGGAAATCTCTTCGATGCTTATCTAAAAC CTTACTTCATGGAGGCATATAGACCTGTGAGAAAAGGTGACTTCTTTCTTGTAAGGGGAGGAATGAGAAGTGTAGAGTTCAAGGTCATAGAAACAGATCCACCAGAGTATTGTGTAGTAGCACCTGATACAGAAATCTTCTGTGAAGGCGAACCCATAAGAAGAGAAGATGAAGATCGGTTAGATGAAATCGGTTATGATGATGTCGGTGGGGTCCGCAAACAAATGGCACAAATCCGTGAGCTAGTTGAGCTTCCATTGAGACACCCACAGCTCTTTAAGTCAATCGGGGTCAAACCCCCAAAGGGTATTTTACTATACGGACCCCCTGGATCCGGGAAGACTTTAATAGCTCGGGCAGTTGCTAACGAAACCGGGGCTTTCTTTTTCTGCATCAACGGACCCGAAATCATGTCGAAAATGGCGGGAGAAAGCGAGAGTAATTTGAGGAAAGCTTTTGAAGAAGCTGAAAAGAACGCTCCATCAATTATCTTCATCGATGAAATTGACTCAATTGCCCCTAAGCGTGAGAAGACACACGGTGAAGTTGAAAGAAGAATTGTGTCACAGTTGTTGACTTTAATGGACGGGTTGAAATCGCGTGCACATGTTATTGTCATGGGTGCTACCAATCGTCCTAATAGCATTGACCCTGCGTTGAGAAGATTCGGGAGGTTTGACCGGGAAATTGACATTGGTGTCCCTGATGAGATTGGGAGACTTGAAGTTCTTCGTATTCATACCAAGAACATGAAATTAGCTGAAGATGTTGACTTGGAGAAGATTTCGAAAGAGACACACGGGTATGTGGGTGCTGACCTGGCGGCTTTGTGTACTGAAGCTGCACTTCAGTGTATTAGAGAGAAGATGGATGTGATTGATTTGGAAGATGAGTCGATTGATGCGGAGATTTTGAACTCCATGGCTGTAACGAATGAGCACTTTGCAACTGCACTTGGGACTAGTAATCCTTCTGCTCTCCGTGAGACTGTTGTGGAAGTGCCTAATGTTAGTTGGGAAGATATCGGAGGCCTTGAGAATGTCAAACGTGAGCTCCAAGAGACTGTTCAATATCCGGTTGAACACCCGGAGAAATTTGAAAAATTCGGAATGTCACCATCAAAGGGAGTCCTCTTCTATGGcccaccagggtgtgggaaaacACTACTCGCGAAAGCTATCGCCAACGAATGCCAAGCAAACTTCATCAGCATCAAGGGACCAGAACTACTCACGATGTGGTTCGGTGAAAGTGAAGCGAATGTACGCGAGATCTTCGATAAAGCACGTGGGTCCGCCCCTTGTGTTCTCTTCTTCGACGAACTCGACTCCATCGCCACCCAG AGAGGAAGTAGTCAAGGAGATGCGGGAGGTGCAGCAGATCGGGTTTTGAACCAACTGTTAACCGAAATGGACGGGATGTCGGCGAAAAAGACGGTTTTCATAATCGGTGCGACGAACCGACCGGATATAATCGACCCGGCACTTTTGAGACCCGGTCGACTCGATCAGTTAATTTACATTCCTCTCCCTGATGAAGAATCTCGCTATTCCATCTTCAAATCCGCTTTACGAAAGTCGCCCGTTGCAAAGGACGTTGACCTTCACGCCCTTGCTAAGTACACCCAAGGCTTCAGTGGCGCTGACATCACCGAAATCTGTCAACGCGCGTGCAAGTACGCCATccgtgaaaacattgaaaaa GATAttgagagggagaagaagaggaGTGAGAATCCGGAGGCGATGGAGGAGGATGTGGAGGAGGATGAGGTGGCAGAGATAAAGGCGGCTCATTTTGAAGAGTCGATGAAGTTTGCGCGAAGGAGTGTGAGTGATGGGGATATTAGGAAGTATCAGGCGTTTGCGCAGACGTTGCAGCAGTCGAGAGGGTTTGGGTCGGAGTTTAGGTTTGCGGAGGCCAGCGGTGGTGCTGCGGCTGCGGGTGGTGGAGCGGACCCATTTGGTGCGGCGGCAGGTGGTGCTGATGATGATGATCTTTATAATTAG
- the LOC111893035 gene encoding OVARIAN TUMOR DOMAIN-containing deubiquitinating enzyme 12: MCEPDSDVVKWGLHFLDVDQIFSSTYYGDSNQHDVNICHEQYNNGGNSYQENDFNNVQNDEMLAHSLQQELLDLSISDGNELSNPEEHLQTSNDTQEWYTPSPDNYYYGDESRLQETEEMGHSSSCSSPGNRSYDGDEYSYNLEITDESELDGEVGKRLTEIVPVPHIPKVNGDIPSVDEATSDHQRLLDRLQLYNLVESKVQGDGNCQFRALSDQFYRSPEHHKFVRRQVVNQLKSHPEMYEGYVPMAYSDYLKRISKSGEWGDHVTLQAAADSYGVKIFVLTSFKDTCSIEILPKVQNSKRVIFLSFWAEVHYNSIYPEGELPPPEYKKKKRWWNFKHRHQAYLD, from the exons ATGTGCGAACCAGATTCAGATGTCGTGAAATGGGGACTCCACTTCCTCGATGTCGACCAAATATTCAGTTCCACTTATTACGGCGATAGCAATCAACACGACGTGAACATCTGTCATGAACAGTATAACAATGGAGGTAACAGTTATCAAGAGAATGATTTCAACAATGTCCAAAACGATGAAATGCTAGCTCACTCTCTTCAACAAGAGCTATTAGATCTCTCAATTTCAGATGGAAATGAATTATCCAATCCAGAAGAACATTTACAAACATCAAACGATACTCAAGAATGGTATACTCCATCACCAGATAATTACTATTATG GTGATGAATCTAGGTTACAGGAAACAGAGGAAATGGGACATTCAAGTTCTTGTTCAAGTCCTGGAAATAGGTCTTATGATGGTGATGAATATTCATACAATTTAGAAATAACAGATGAATCTGAGCTTGATGGTGAAGTAGGCAAGAGATTGACTGAAATTGTCCCTGTTCCT CATATCCCTAAAGTTAATGGAGACATACCTTCAGTTGATGAAGCTACTTCTGATCATCaaagactattagacag GTTGCAGTTATATAACTTGGTAGAGTCAAAAGTTCAAGGAGATGGTAATTGCCAG TTTCGGGCATTATCAGACCAATTTTATCGTTCACCAGAGCATCATAAATTTGTGAGAAGACAAGTGGTTAATCAG CTTAAATCACATCCAGAGATGTATGAGGGATATGTCCCCATGGCATATAGTGACTACTTAAAAAGAATTTCCAA GAGTGGAGAATGGGGAGATCATGTCACCTTGCAAGCAGCAGCAGATTCT TATGGGGTCAAAATTTTTGTTCTAACCTCATTTAAAGATACATGTTCCATTGAGATTCTTCCAAAAGTTCAGAATTCAAAAAGGG TCATTTTCTTGAGCTTTTGGGCTGAGGTGCACTACAACTCAATCTACCCTGAAGGAG aaTTGCCACCACCGGAATACAAAAAGAAGAAAAGGTGGTGGAACTTTAAACACAGGCATCAAGCGTATCTTGATTGA